One Aliiroseovarius sediminilitoris DNA window includes the following coding sequences:
- a CDS encoding c-type cytochrome, which translates to MLRTVLIIPALTLTLAACEPDGLFTASTDKVDVTDETGAQIFAENCASCHGADAKGGAMAGAPDLTTLTARHGGKFPARYVMSTIDGYAQGTHRGPMPEFGAYLESEMEVWVDEKGVQTPTPGALVRLAEYLESLQG; encoded by the coding sequence ATGCTGCGCACCGTTCTGATCATCCCCGCCCTGACCCTGACGCTTGCCGCCTGCGAGCCGGATGGGTTGTTCACCGCAAGCACCGATAAAGTTGACGTGACGGACGAGACCGGCGCGCAAATCTTTGCAGAGAACTGCGCGTCCTGCCACGGGGCGGACGCCAAGGGCGGCGCGATGGCAGGAGCCCCCGACCTGACCACACTAACCGCCCGCCACGGCGGCAAATTCCCGGCCCGATATGTCATGTCCACCATCGACGGCTACGCCCAAGGCACCCACCGAGGCCCCATGCCCGAATTCGGTGCCTATCTGGAAAGCGAGATGGAGGTCTGGGTGGACGAAAAAGGCGTGCAGACCCCGACGCCGGGGGCGCTGGTGCGGCTGGCGGAGTATTTGGAGAGTTTGCAGGGGTAG
- a CDS encoding AbiU2 domain-containing protein produces the protein MVESPSKNIQKLDQIAAELEKRLTASLFEVAFMEATVGNKRVTKVIDGSFSGHALDTAVQAVISNVVMFVGRNLDNHGNSLPTFVRSIQGMEQHIENARRQAHPDWPEEFLEIGKVGCSIESLAENVENALKSPEFDAVKIHRDEILAHHLENISGHRRKLERSGYEVRKVNYRQVINLANQCARLTEEAIRIWTFHVVNCEDQLSVAKRYCSDFWDLVPPLSELEKNRSSDKEV, from the coding sequence ATGGTCGAAAGCCCAAGCAAAAACATTCAGAAGCTAGACCAAATAGCTGCAGAATTAGAAAAGAGACTTACTGCTTCACTCTTTGAAGTGGCCTTTATGGAAGCGACAGTTGGGAACAAGAGAGTCACCAAAGTTATCGACGGCTCCTTTTCTGGGCACGCCTTAGATACTGCTGTGCAGGCCGTCATCAGCAATGTGGTCATGTTTGTTGGCAGGAATCTGGACAATCATGGAAACTCGCTTCCGACGTTCGTCAGGTCCATTCAAGGCATGGAGCAACATATTGAAAACGCTCGAAGACAAGCACATCCTGATTGGCCGGAGGAATTTCTTGAGATTGGAAAAGTCGGCTGTTCAATCGAAAGTCTTGCCGAGAATGTCGAAAATGCTTTGAAAAGTCCTGAGTTCGATGCGGTAAAGATCCATCGCGACGAGATTCTGGCGCATCATCTCGAGAACATCAGTGGTCACCGCCGAAAGCTTGAAAGGTCTGGCTACGAAGTGAGAAAGGTGAATTATCGACAAGTAATTAACCTTGCAAATCAATGCGCTAGACTCACTGAAGAAGCAATAAGAATTTGGACATTTCATGTAGTCAACTGCGAAGATCAGTTGAGTGTAGCAAAGCGATACTGTTCTGATTTTTGGGATTTAGTCCCCCCTTTGTCCGAGCTCGAAAAAAACCGCAGTTCGGACAAAGAAGTATGA
- the parE gene encoding DNA topoisomerase IV subunit B: MSNDLLASQGQDIYDASSIEVLEGLEPVRQRPGMYIGGTDERALHHMVAEILDNSMDEAVAGHANRIEVELHEDYAVTVRDNGRGIPIDPHPKFPDKSALEVILCTLHAGGKFSGKAYQTSGGLHGVGSSVVNALSDTMVVQVAKNKELFEQRFSRGIPLGPVEKVGAAPNRRGTDVTFHADEEIFGHHRFKPKRLFTMVRSKAYLFSGVEIRWKSHIEDGETPTEASFHFPGGLSDYLKETLGGASVYADQPFAGKVEFRERFGEPGYVEWAINWTPSMDGYLQSYCNTVPTPEGGTHVTGFWAAMLKGIKAYGDLVGNKKAANITRDDLMTGGCALVSCFIADPSFVGQTKDRLSTESANKMVEQSVRDHFDNWLAADTKSAGAILDFLVLRAEERLRRKQEKETQRKTATKKLRLPGKLVDCSATNREGTELFIVEGDSAGGSAKMARNRKTQALLPLRGKILNVLGAAGSKIGTNAEISDLTQALGVGLGTRFNVDDLRYDKIIIMTDADVDGAHIAALLMTFFFTQMRPMIDAGHLYLACPPLFRLTQGAKRVYCLDEAERDAWLEKGLGGKGKIDVSRFKGLGEMDAKDLKETTMDPASRKLIRVTIDEDEPGETAALVEQLMGKKPELRFQYIQENARFVEELDV, encoded by the coding sequence ATGAGCAATGACCTGTTGGCCAGCCAAGGCCAAGACATCTATGACGCGTCCTCGATCGAGGTGCTGGAAGGTCTTGAACCCGTGCGTCAGCGGCCCGGCATGTATATCGGCGGCACCGATGAACGGGCGCTGCATCATATGGTGGCGGAAATCCTTGACAACTCGATGGACGAAGCCGTTGCGGGCCATGCCAACCGGATCGAGGTTGAGTTGCACGAAGACTACGCCGTCACCGTCCGCGACAACGGGCGCGGCATTCCGATTGATCCACACCCCAAGTTCCCCGACAAATCGGCGTTAGAGGTCATCCTGTGCACCCTGCACGCGGGCGGAAAATTCTCGGGCAAGGCGTATCAGACCTCGGGCGGGTTGCACGGGGTTGGCTCGTCTGTCGTGAACGCCCTGTCAGACACGATGGTCGTGCAGGTTGCCAAGAACAAGGAACTGTTCGAACAACGGTTTTCACGCGGCATACCGCTTGGCCCGGTTGAGAAAGTCGGCGCGGCCCCCAATCGGCGGGGCACGGATGTTACATTCCACGCCGACGAGGAAATTTTTGGCCACCATCGGTTCAAACCCAAGCGACTATTTACCATGGTGCGCTCCAAGGCTTATCTGTTCTCGGGCGTTGAAATTCGCTGGAAATCGCACATTGAAGATGGCGAAACCCCGACCGAAGCCTCGTTTCACTTTCCCGGCGGCTTGTCCGATTACCTGAAAGAGACGTTGGGCGGCGCGTCGGTCTATGCCGATCAGCCCTTCGCCGGAAAGGTCGAGTTTCGCGAACGGTTTGGTGAGCCGGGATATGTCGAATGGGCGATCAACTGGACGCCGTCGATGGATGGCTATTTGCAGTCTTACTGTAACACCGTCCCAACCCCTGAAGGCGGCACCCACGTCACCGGTTTCTGGGCCGCGATGCTGAAAGGCATCAAGGCGTATGGAGATCTGGTGGGCAACAAGAAAGCCGCCAACATCACTCGCGACGACCTGATGACGGGCGGATGCGCGCTGGTGTCATGTTTCATCGCCGACCCGTCTTTCGTGGGGCAGACCAAGGACCGGCTATCGACCGAAAGCGCCAACAAGATGGTCGAGCAATCGGTCCGCGACCATTTCGACAACTGGCTGGCCGCCGACACGAAATCCGCGGGTGCGATCCTTGATTTCCTTGTTCTCAGGGCCGAGGAACGTCTGCGCCGCAAACAGGAAAAAGAGACCCAGCGCAAGACCGCCACCAAGAAACTGCGCCTGCCGGGCAAGCTGGTCGATTGCTCGGCCACCAACCGCGAAGGGACCGAGCTGTTTATTGTCGAGGGCGACTCGGCCGGTGGGTCCGCCAAAATGGCGCGCAACCGCAAGACTCAGGCGCTGCTGCCCCTGCGCGGGAAAATCCTGAACGTGCTGGGCGCGGCGGGTTCGAAAATCGGCACGAACGCGGAAATCAGCGACCTGACCCAAGCCCTTGGCGTCGGGCTGGGCACGCGGTTCAACGTCGATGACCTGCGCTATGACAAAATCATCATCATGACCGACGCGGACGTAGACGGTGCGCATATCGCGGCCCTGCTGATGACGTTCTTCTTCACCCAAATGCGCCCGATGATCGACGCGGGCCACCTGTATCTGGCCTGCCCGCCGCTGTTCCGCCTGACCCAAGGCGCCAAACGCGTCTATTGTCTGGACGAGGCAGAGCGGGACGCGTGGCTGGAAAAAGGTCTGGGCGGCAAAGGGAAAATCGACGTCAGCCGGTTCAAGGGTCTGGGCGAGATGGACGCGAAAGACCTGAAAGAAACCACGATGGACCCGGCATCCCGCAAGCTGATCCGCGTCACGATTGACGAGGATGAACCGGGCGAAACGGCAGCTCTGGTTGAACAGTTGATGGGGAAGAAACCCGAGCTTCGGTTCCAGTATATTCAGGAGAATGCGAGGTTCGTGGAGGAGTTGGATGTTTGA